Proteins encoded by one window of Corvus cornix cornix isolate S_Up_H32 chromosome 27, ASM73873v5, whole genome shotgun sequence:
- the LOC120411306 gene encoding LOW QUALITY PROTEIN: U1 small nuclear ribonucleoprotein 70 kDa-like (The sequence of the model RefSeq protein was modified relative to this genomic sequence to represent the inferred CDS: deleted 1 base in 1 codon), whose product MQCRCCVGWDAAVSCPWQWQTSLCRSLWWCCERRGLSPAGAELEAAERRRHGRSREPGLAGAAMLGRRSGGMRRGRGAALAALAAVLLVAAARAQVQQEPRLETTENTGINISCSHPKIQTSDSIYWYRHLPGRRPELLALTVKESKELPDIAGGLWVSADRRSSALWLRRPRRGDAAVYYCALGTRAEEPGLRPGTNRRGRGRAGPGPQRRPRPAGGAAARPPGPPRPARAGLPGRFRHRHRHRHRQRHRHRQRHRQRHRHGTDTDRDTGIDTDRDTDRDTDTGTDTDRDTDTGTDTDTDADRDTDTDTDTGTDRDTDTDRDTDRDTGTDTDTDRDTDRDTDRDTGTRHRHRHRHRQRHRQRHRHRH is encoded by the exons ATGCAGTGTCGGTGCTGTGTGGGATGGGACGCAGCTGTCTCTTGTCCCTGGCAATGGCAAACGTCCTTGTGTCGCTCATTGTGGTGGTGCTGTGAGAGGCGGGGTCTAAGCCCGGCCGGGGCGGAGCTGGAGGCGGCGGAGAGGAGGCGGCACGGCCGCAGCAGAGAGCCGGGGCTGGCGGGAGCAGCGATGCtcgggcggcggagcggcgggatgcggcggggccggggcgcggcgCTGGCGGCGCTGGCCGCGGTGCTGCTCG tggctgcagccagagcccagGTCCAGCAGGAGCCACGGCTGGAGACCACCGAGAACACCGGCATCAACATCAGCTGCTCACATCCCAAAATCCAGACCAGCGACTCTATCTACTGGTACCGTCATCTCCCGGGCCGAAGACCCGAACTCCTCGCGCTCACTGTGAAAGAGTCCAAAGAGCTGCCGGACATTGCGGGCGGTCTGTGGGTGTCGGCAGATCGCCGGAGCAGCGCGCTGTGGCtccggcggccccggcgcggggACGCGGCCGTGTATTACTGCGCGCTG GGGACACGGGCAGAGGAGCCGGGGCTGCGGCCGGGCACGAACCgccgcgggcggggccgggcggggccggggccacAGCGCCGCCCgcggccagcagggggcgctgccGCTCGGCCGCCGGGGCCGCCTCGCCCCGCTCGTGCCGGGCTGCCGGGGCGCTTCCGACACCgacaccggcaccggcaccgacAGAGACACCGACACCGACAGAGACACCGACAGAGACACCGGCACGGCACTGACACCGACAGAGACACCGGCATTGACACCGACAGAGACACCGACAGAGACACCGACACCGGCACTGACACCGACAGAGACACCGACACCGGCACCGACACCGACACCGACGCCGACAGAGACACCGACACTGACACTGACACTGGCACCGACAGAGACACCGATACCGACAGAGACACCGACAGAGACACCGGCACCGACACCGATACCGACAGAGACACCGACAGAGACACCGACAGAGACACTGGCACG AgacaccggcaccggcaccggcaccgacAGAGACACCGACAGaggcaccggcaccggcactGA